CTCGGCTGCCGGGAACAACGCACAAAAAGTTGCTCAGGTCCCATGTGGTTCCTGCGATCGAGGCGCGCAGAAACGCCACCACTTGATGCAGGTGTGGTTGTTTCGAGCCCAAAAATTGGCGGTCGATCGGCATCCGTCCTCGGCCCTGTTGCGAAATCGAAGTCTGCCATCGGCTGTGCGCCGTGGTCGCCACGATAGCAGAGTGATAGCGGCGTCCAAGGTGCCTACGAAAAAGGTGGCCTCAGGTTGTGACACGTTTGGTCACTCGGAGCAAAATTTTCCCAAGAAAACGAAAAAGCCCCGCATGCAGTGTTCGGCATGCGGGGCTTTCGGTTGGTTATCGAGGGCCCACGAACTATCGCGAGGCTATCAGCTCGTTAGCGAGGGGCTGTGGCCGAGGCAGGAGCAACGCGGGTGGCGTTGTTGGCGGCAGCAGGTCCACCGGCAGGAGCGATTGCTGGAAGCTGCCCCACTTTGCTGGTCCGGCCACTTTGCGACGTACCGGCGAGGAAGTTGTCGATTTGAGCCGAGGCGACCGTGTTGTCGAACTCGGAATTCATCAGGATGCGGAGCTTCTTCTCTTGGATGTCGGCCACCAGCTCGTCCTTCACCGTGGCGAAGTCGGCTTTCACTGGGCTGGTGCGACCGAGGCAGCGAAGAATGATGTACTGATCACCCACGGCGATCAGACCCGAGAGTTCGCCCGCCTTCAGTTTGAACGCTTCTTCTTCGATGGCAGCACCGCCACCGTAGCGACGAATCGGAGGAACTTGACCACCGTTGCTACGCGACGAAGGTTCGACCGAGTATTGGCGAGCGAGTTCCGCAAAAAAGTCGTTGGTGGGATTGGCGCGAGCCATTTCCCAAACCTTTTGGGCCTGGCGTTGATCGGTGAGAACGCAAGCGAGCACTTCCACCCGAGGACCGTAGTTCGATTCGTAACCCTTTTGCAGGTCTTCTTCGGTCACTTCGACACGATTGCCCACCAGCTTCTTGAGCGCCACCGAAGGCCAAACAGCATCGCGAATGTAGAGGTCGGGAGTCGCTCCCTGCTCATCAATCACGGTCTTCATCCAGCGTTCGACATCGGGCGTTTGATCGGCTTTCACGAAACCGAACGAAGCTGCAGCGCGAGCCACTTCGGCATCGATATCTTGCTGCGTGATCACCAGCTTCCGTTTGGCCAGTTGTTGCTCGAGCAGCTTGCGATTGATTTCCCCTTCGAGCACCGATTCGCCATTGCGGGAGATGCATTCTTCGGAAAGTTGCAGCATGCTGACCGGGCGACCGTTGATGGTCGCGGCAACCCCTGGCATTGCTTTTTGCTTTGCAGGATCTTCAAACACGTTGACGACCTGAGCCGACTTACGCATGTTCTCGAAGAACTGGGCAGCCGACACGCGGAGCTTGTTTTCGCGAAGTTTATCCGTGAGACGTTCCTGCTGAGCAGGGATGTGCTGCGGAGCGAGCACCATGCGAGGGACTTGCTCGTCGCACAGCAGAATGTAGTAGAGGTTGGCCACTTTAATGACGCTCGAGAGTTCGCCCGGTTTCAGCGAGAAGGCGATTTGTTCGAGAGTGGGGTCGCCCGTGTGCATCCGAATTGGTGGGATCACGCCGCGAGCCGAGGCAACTGCAGGATCTTCGCAATATTGCTTCGCCAGATCGCCGAACGATTCGGGTTTGGCAGCAGCAGCGGCGAGAACTTGATCGGCCTTCTCTTTCGAGCTGACGGCGATCATGCGAGCGCGAACTTTCGGACCAAATTCCGACTCGAACGCCATTTTGAGTTCTTCGGGGGTGACCTGAATTTTGTCAGCCACCAAACGTCGCAGGGCAATCATCTGCCACACCACCGTGGTGCGATACTCTTGTTCGCTAAAGCCGCGCTCTTCACGCAGCAGTTGCAGCCAGCGATCGCGGGGGAGACCAAACTTGTTGGCGATGCGATCGACTTCGTCGTCGACATCTTGTTCGGTGATCACGATGTTTTGAGCGGCACAGGCATCGAGGATCAGCTGACGATTGAGCATGCTCTCGAGCACTTCGTTCCCGAAGCGACGCATGCATTCGCGGCCAAGATCGGTGCGGGTGATCTGCTCGCCGTTTACCACGGCCATCACCTGCAGCGTCTTTTTGCTAGGGGCGACCATCGTGGGGGGCGATGTGCGCGAGGCTGTTTGAGCAGCGGGCTGACCAGCAGGTGCTGCCGGGCGGGCTGTGGGCTGCGCTGCTGGAGCTGCGGGGCGAGCGACCGGACGAGCCGGGGCTTGAGCCGTGGCGGTGCTCATGGGGATCTGGCGAATCGCCACACCGGCAGCGATTACCATGGCCGCCGGAATGCCCCAGCGGAGAAGTCGTGCGGCACGCGAGGGCGAGCCAACCGAATTTTGAGTCGAGGATTCCGTTCCAGTCATGTCCATTCTCTCCATCGTCATCCGTGAGCGAGCACCGTAGCGATGTTCCGGGCGGAACAGCACTCGGGCGGGAGTTTGCCAGTCGCTTCGCGTCAGCGAAGGGTTGAGTCGATCGTGGTGCGCGAGCCAGTCCATCGTGGACTTGTGGCAGACGCATCTGACGCGAAGTAGCAGCGCACGAATCTCCGGCGCCGCTTGCGAGGAGTTATACCGGCCAGCCCCTAGTGTGGGTCAATGCCGATTGAGCCTCCAAACTTGAAGGATTCTCGGAAAATAGTGAGAAATTTGGAGAGCCAGGAAGCTAGCACGCCCGAGGGGCCTGCTAGCAGCTAGGGAGCACTCGAAATCGAAAGCTTGCGAATCGAGGCTTCGATCGCGGCTGCTTCCGCTTCGGCTTCCTTCACCGATTTTCCGCGATTCATACCGGGGCGGAGATGGCCAATCTCGGTCAGCCAGGCATCTTTCCGTACGCGCTGACGCTGCGCCACAAGATCGAGGAGTTTGGCGTTCGTCGTCCCGGCTGGCATCAGCACCTCGAGCGATGCTGCGGCAGCAATATCTTTGTCGCTCGGAAAAAGGGTCATTAGCACCTGCTTGGCCATCAGCCACTGCCCAGTGGCGCCATGATGCACGCCGTCTCCTGCCAGGACAAACTTCGGGTCCTGCTTCCGCTGCTGTTTTAGGTAGTCGTTCATCGGCCCATGCAGGTCGATCACGGTCCAGCCTTCGTCGCGTTTTGAAAGGAGCCACTTCGAGTAGGCTTCGAGCACGCTGTCGTACCCTTCAAACGGCTGTCGATATTCCTCGAGACCAGCGGGCAATGTTTTTCCCGCGAGAGGCTGCGGATCGAACGGCGGTGGTGTGAGGTGCACAATCTGCGCCCCTTGCTGCGTGGCGATGTCGTGCAGCAGCTGCATTTTTTCGCGATAGGCTTTGAAACGCTCTTCGCCGAGCGGGTGATAGATGCCGCAGTTCATGCCGTAGCAGGCAAACACCACATCGGGGTGCAACTTGTCGAACATTCGCACCAGCCGCTCGTGGACATCGGGTCGTGGAAACTTCCCCCCGGCATGTCCCGGCTCGGAGAGTCCCGAAACCGTCTCGCTCGGTAGTCCGACATTGATGAAATCGAGATCGAGGTCGTAGAACTTGGTCCGGAACACCCCTTCGATGATTTCGATGTAGCGTCCACCGTAGGTAATGCTGTCCCCCAGAAACACCACGTTTTTGGCGCCAGAAAACAGTTCGGGAAGCTTCTCGGGTGCGGCCACTGCGGCAGCCGCTTTCCCTTGAGGCTCTTCAGCTTGAGATGTCAGGGTAAATAGTGTGAGTGAAAGCACCGCTAAAGTGGCAATCGCGATCGGCCGGAGAGGCGGGAAATACATGGAAAACTTCTTTCTTTATTCTTGGTTACATACCGATCTCGGCGGG
This window of the Pirellula staleyi DSM 6068 genome carries:
- a CDS encoding peptidylprolyl isomerase, with amino-acid sequence MTGTESSTQNSVGSPSRAARLLRWGIPAAMVIAAGVAIRQIPMSTATAQAPARPVARPAAPAAQPTARPAAPAGQPAAQTASRTSPPTMVAPSKKTLQVMAVVNGEQITRTDLGRECMRRFGNEVLESMLNRQLILDACAAQNIVITEQDVDDEVDRIANKFGLPRDRWLQLLREERGFSEQEYRTTVVWQMIALRRLVADKIQVTPEELKMAFESEFGPKVRARMIAVSSKEKADQVLAAAAAKPESFGDLAKQYCEDPAVASARGVIPPIRMHTGDPTLEQIAFSLKPGELSSVIKVANLYYILLCDEQVPRMVLAPQHIPAQQERLTDKLRENKLRVSAAQFFENMRKSAQVVNVFEDPAKQKAMPGVAATINGRPVSMLQLSEECISRNGESVLEGEINRKLLEQQLAKRKLVITQQDIDAEVARAAASFGFVKADQTPDVERWMKTVIDEQGATPDLYIRDAVWPSVALKKLVGNRVEVTEEDLQKGYESNYGPRVEVLACVLTDQRQAQKVWEMARANPTNDFFAELARQYSVEPSSRSNGGQVPPIRRYGGGAAIEEEAFKLKAGELSGLIAVGDQYIILRCLGRTSPVKADFATVKDELVADIQEKKLRILMNSEFDNTVASAQIDNFLAGTSQSGRTSKVGQLPAIAPAGGPAAANNATRVAPASATAPR
- a CDS encoding SGNH/GDSL hydrolase family protein, with the translated sequence MYFPPLRPIAIATLAVLSLTLFTLTSQAEEPQGKAAAAVAAPEKLPELFSGAKNVVFLGDSITYGGRYIEIIEGVFRTKFYDLDLDFINVGLPSETVSGLSEPGHAGGKFPRPDVHERLVRMFDKLHPDVVFACYGMNCGIYHPLGEERFKAYREKMQLLHDIATQQGAQIVHLTPPPFDPQPLAGKTLPAGLEEYRQPFEGYDSVLEAYSKWLLSKRDEGWTVIDLHGPMNDYLKQQRKQDPKFVLAGDGVHHGATGQWLMAKQVLMTLFPSDKDIAAAASLEVLMPAGTTNAKLLDLVAQRQRVRKDAWLTEIGHLRPGMNRGKSVKEAEAEAAAIEASIRKLSISSAP